One window of Calypte anna isolate BGI_N300 chromosome 9, bCalAnn1_v1.p, whole genome shotgun sequence genomic DNA carries:
- the UTS2B gene encoding urotensin-2B, which yields MLLGGGNTEKMWSVQLFLGVLTILTVTVYVPSTHGEPFLLQENRVLPERGDTNHENTLLTLLLNKKLAWRRPENIDWELAKKFEELEQLEKLKDQLSTEEGSEVAYALESLSSSQPKKRACFWKYCI from the exons ATGCTTTTGGGTGGTGGGAACACGGAGAAGATGTGGTCTGTGCAGCTGTTCCTTGGAGTGCTAACCATCTTGACTGTGACTGTGTATGTCCCATCTACACATGGAGAGCCTTTTCTACTTCAAG AGAACCGAGTCCTTCCAGAGAGAGGAGATACAAATCATGAGAACACTCTTCTGACTCTGCTTCTTAATAAGAAACTCGCGTGGCGGAGACCGGAAAATATTG ACTGGGAGCTTGCAAAGAAATTTGAAGAGCTTGAACAG ctgGAGAAGTTGAAGGATCAACTCTCAACTGAGGAAGGGTCAGAGGTGGCCTATGCCTTGGAAAGTCTCTCATCATCCCAGCCCAAAAAACGCG cctgcTTTTGGAAATACTGCATCTGA
- the OSTN gene encoding osteocrin, which translates to MLQFQLLVVHLALVITLLQCHSSSVILTRAAPETLEPSAVLGVGVHATASGEKTATNLGAKLFLLDDLVSMENEVSETKKKRSFPGFGSPIDRISSTAVDAKGKQRKVVELPKRRFGVPLDRIGVSRLSNTKGTSVLND; encoded by the exons ATGCTGCAGTTCCAGCTCCTTGTGGTGCATTTGGCCCTTGTGATCACTCTGCTGCAGTGTCACTCCAGCTCAGTGATCCTAACAAGGGCAGCTCCAGAG aCTTTGGAGCCTTCTGCTGTGCTAGGTGTGGGAGTACATGCCACTGCCAGTGGAGAGAAGACAGCCACCAACCTGGGAGCTAAACTGTTCCTTCTTGATGATCTGGTGTCCATGGAGAATGAGGTGAGCGAgaccaagaagaaaagaagtttccCAGGATTTGGCTCCCCAATTGACAGGATTTCTTCAACCGCTGTGGATGCTAAAGGCAAACAAAG GAAAGTGGTTGAGCTGCCCAAGAGACGGTTTGGAGTTCCTCTTGACCGGATTGGAGTGAGTCGTCTCAGCAACACCAAGG GTACTTCTGTTCTGAATGATTGA